The Syngnathus typhle isolate RoL2023-S1 ecotype Sweden linkage group LG16, RoL_Styp_1.0, whole genome shotgun sequence genome includes a region encoding these proteins:
- the palm1b gene encoding paralemmin 1b has protein sequence MDEVSQEERLQVIAEKRKKQTEIENKRRQLDDDRRQLQHLKSKALRERWLLDGAPAEEETQRRLQEEETKTKILEQVIFRLEQEIEELETGVPANKGVAKENGGENGVVQTPKREAAGIEAKLLGPSPEQASADNPVTLVFMGYKTVEEEQEGRTAAAAAGADGNVKAEFVMIEDGEAKLAAGAADAATEDQAPPNGSMAEKEKAEGVEEKEKKQNCKCCVVM, from the exons ATGGATGAGGTGTCGCAAGAGGAGAGGCTCCAGGTCATCGCT GAGAAAAGGAAGAAGCAGACAGAGATTGAGAACAAAAGGAGGCAGCTGGACGATGACCGGCGGCAACTCCAACATCTCAAG TCCAAGGCTCTGAGGGAGCGCTGGTTGTTAGATGGAGCTCCAGCCGAGGAGGAGACGCAAAGGCGTCTGCAGGAGGAGGAGACGAAGACCAAAATCTTGGAGCAGGTCATTTTCAG GCTGGAGCAGGAGATTGAAGAACTGGAGACAGGAGTGCCAGCCAATAAGGGTGTGGCCAAAGAAAATGGAG GAGAGAACGGCGTTGTGCAGACCCCCAAAAGAGAGGCGGCCGGGATAGAGGCCAAGCTGCTGGGCCCCAGCCCCGAGCAGGCCAGCGCCGACAACCCCGTCACGCTCGTCTTCATGGGCTACAAGACGGTGGAGGAAGAGCAGGAGGGCCGCacggctgccgccgccgccggggcCGACGGCAACGTCAAGGCCGAGTTTGTGATGATCGAGGACGGGGAGGCCAAGCTGGCGGCGGGGGCCGCCGACGCGGCCACCGAGGACCAGGCGCCGCCCAACGGGAGCATGGCCGAGAAGGAAAAGGCCGAAGGGGTGGAGGAGAAAGAGAAGAAGCAAAACTGCAAGTGCTGCGTGGTCATGTga
- the plppr3a gene encoding phospholipid phosphatase-related protein type 3a, which translates to MTSPKNRTKKKPPKDSMTLLPCFYFVELPIVLSSLVSLYFLELTDVLTPAVVGFRCHDRHLSMPYVETGDELIPLLMLLSLAFAGPAASIMMGEGLMYCMQSKLKSCPKTEGSINAGGCSFNSFLRRTVRFVGVHVFGLLATALVTDVIQLATGYHAPFFLTVCQPNYTVPGVACDNNAYVTQDICMGKDQYAIMSARKTFPSQHATLSGFAAVYISMYFNASIGATTKLLKPLLVFAFCMAAGLAGLTQITQHRSHPIDVYVGYLIGAGIGVYLAVYAVANFKASEEDSTPHPKMSAAAHKDTLRVLNQRSHDSLYRKTPRVSESREELAVAMGSGARGKVRREKASLASLKRASADVELLATRGPMGKETMVTFSNTLPRVANGSSPISPSDEPPSSQRHMTFHVPLDPQRSRQLVSEWKQRSLELRSQSSRDEDEGEDGAEEADAKDEGGDQGVPSSLYPKVQASKGTGTPTGVRMVVSPPLVHIPEEATRPPPVSPKSAKTRAKWLSLTEAERSAAKEPSVGPIAVSTPRVPNTHPAQPRVTQVMAMSKQQNHGGGPLEGGGSSSGGGSNCSESPYYRIPSDRDSCMGSNPGSIAGSGSIVTIDAHAPHHPVVRVTASNGKPWEWRNTISGNLMAGDAAALDKHRGVLRGQDSAPLYRDYRTLPVKKESLETPELPPPPHHSPSLPPPPQLSSPHLPPPPPHTSLLSHPPSQVSPQPSSSPLPPPPLPASSMPPPPPPHPMCSAMLPPPPHPDLLVDDHMLSRSSTLPRRPSVSARSHAEQEHYYKALQNERML; encoded by the exons ATGACGTCCCCCAAAAACCGAACCAAGAAGAAGCCCCCCAAAGACAGCATGACGCTGCTGCCATGTTTTTACTTTGTGGAG CTCCCCATCGTGCTGTCGTCGTTGGTGTCGCTGTACTTCCTGGAGCTGACCGACGTGTTGACCCCCGCCGTGGTGGGCTTCCGCTGCCACGACCGTCACCTCTCCATGCCCTACGTGGAGACGGGCGACGAGCTCATCCCGTTGCTCATGCTGCTCAGCCTGGCTTTCGCTGGACCTGCCGCATCG atcatgatgggggagggcctCATGTACTGCATGCAGTCCAAACTCAAGAGCTGCCCCAAGACGGAGGGCAGTATTAACGCCGGCGGATGCAGCTTCAACTCCTTCCTGCGTAGGACTGTGCGCTTCGTGG GTGTTCACGTATTCGGTCTCCTAGCAACGGCACTGGTGACAGATGTCATCCAGCTGGCCACCGGCTACCATGCCCCCTTCTTCCTTACCGTCTGCCAGCCCAATTACACGGTGCCGGGCGTGGCCTGCGACAACAACGCCTACGTCACGCAGGACATCTGCATGGGCAAAGACCAGTACGCCATCATGTCGGCCAG GAAAACATTCCCATCCCAGCATGCAACACTTTCTGGCTTTGCCGCCGTATACATTTCT ATGTACTTCAACGCCAGCATCGGCGCCACCACCAAGTTGCTGAAGCCGTTGCTGGTGTTCGCCTTCTGCATGGCGGCGGGCCTGGCCGGCCTGACGCAGATCACCCAGCACCGGAGCCACCCCATCGACGTCTACGTGGGCTACCTGATCGGAGCCGGCATCGGCGTCTACCTG GCCGTGTACGCGGTGGCAAATTTCAAAGCGTCCGAAGAAGACTCCACGCCTCACCCCAAAATGTCAGCGGCGGCCCACAAGGACACCCTGAGGGTGCTGAATCAGCGCAGTCACGACTCCCTCTACAGGAAGACGCCGCGGGTGTCGGAGAGCCGCGAGGAGCTGGCCGTGGCCATGGGTTCCGGGGCGCGCGGCAAGGTGAGGCGGGAGAAAGCCTCCCTGGCTTCCCTCAAGCGAGCCAGTGCCGATGTGGAGCTCCTGGCCACCCGCGGGCCCATGGGCAAGGAGACCATGGTGACGTTCAGCAACACTCTGCCCCGGGTGGCCAACGGAAGCAGCCCCATCTCGCCCTCCGACGAGCCGCCCTCCTCGCAACGCCATATGACCTTCCACGTACCCCTGGACCCCCAAAGATCCCGACAGCTGGTGTCGGAGTGGAAGCAGCGCTCTCTGGAGCTGAGGAGTCAAAGCTCCCGGGATGAAGATGAGGGCGAGGACGGGGCTGAAGAGGCAGATGCCAAAGATGAGGGTGGCGACCAGGGGGTGCCGTCTTCCCTCTACCCTAAAGTGCAAGCCAGCAAAGGCACGGGCACGCCCACCGGGGTCAGAATGGTTGTGTCTCCTCCGCTGGTCCACATCCCAGAGGAAGCCACGCGTCCACCGCCCGTCTCCCCCAAAAGCGCCAAGACCCGCGCCAAGTGGCTGTCGCTCACCGAGGCAGAGAGAAGTGCCGCAAAGGAGCCCAGCGTGGGGCCCATTGCAGTGTCCACGCCCAGGGTGCCCAACACTCACCCTGCTCAGCCAAGAGTCACTCAG GTGATGGCCATGTCCAAACAGCAGAACCACGGAGGCGGTCCCCTAGAAGGGGGCGGCTCTTCTTCTGGCGGTGGCTCCAACTGCTCCGAGTCACCCTACTACCGGATCCCTTCCGACCGGGACAGCTGCATGGGCAGCAACCCGGGGAGCATCGCTGGCAGCGGCAGCATCGTCACCATCGACGCCCACGCCCCCCACCACCCGGTGGTGCGGGTGACGGCCTCCAACGGGAAGCCGTGGGAATGGCGGAACACCATCAGCGGCAACCTGATGGCCGGTGACGCAGCCGCGTTGGACAAGCACCGAGGTGTGCTGCGAGGGCAGGACAGCGCCCCATTGTACCGCGACTACCGGACGCTCCCGGTCAAAAAGGAGTCGCTGGAAACTCCGGAGCTCCCGCCCCCGCCGCACCACTCCCCCTCTCTGCCTCCCCCACCCCAGCTGTCGTCACCCCATctcccgccgccgccccctCACACATCCCTCCTGTCTCACCCGCCTTCTCAGGTGTCCCCGCAGCCCTCATCCTCCCCCTTACCCCCTCCTCCACTCCCGGCCTCCTCCATGCCGCCGcctccccctccccaccccatGTGCTCGGCCATGCTCCCCCCACCGCCGCACCCCGACCTGCTGGTGGACGACCACATGCTGTCCCGCTCCTCCACGTTGCCCCGCCGACCCTCCGTGTCAGCTCGTAGTCACGCTGAGCAGGAGCACTACTACAAGGCCCTGCAGAACGAGCGGATGCTATAG